Proteins found in one Planctomycetes bacterium MalM25 genomic segment:
- a CDS encoding DNA utilization protein GntX, with the protein MPDLRQHAGAVYAALLDVAFPPGCVACAAGTADAPADRRDFCEGCWDDLPRFNEPVCTRCSTPLAAADRDDPDCPACRREVWAFDATIALGAYDGLLRRLVLATKRRAGEPIAEALGRGLARQVAAITPDDALIAPIPQHWRRRLLRRADGVAALAGALAERSGRPLARPLVRHRATPRQTRIAPSGRAANVRGAFSVPRPERVAGRTILLVDDVLTTGATCHAAAMALQKAGAERVVAVVAARRLGGL; encoded by the coding sequence ATGCCCGATCTCCGACAGCATGCTGGCGCCGTGTACGCGGCGCTGCTCGACGTGGCGTTCCCACCGGGCTGCGTTGCGTGTGCAGCGGGGACGGCGGATGCGCCGGCGGATCGCCGAGATTTCTGTGAGGGCTGCTGGGACGACTTGCCCCGGTTCAACGAACCGGTCTGCACACGCTGCTCCACGCCCCTGGCCGCTGCCGATCGGGACGACCCCGATTGCCCCGCCTGTCGGCGCGAGGTCTGGGCGTTCGACGCCACCATCGCCCTGGGGGCCTACGACGGCCTGCTCCGCCGGTTGGTGCTCGCGACGAAGCGACGGGCGGGCGAACCGATCGCCGAGGCGCTCGGGAGGGGGCTCGCTCGCCAGGTCGCAGCGATCACGCCGGACGACGCCCTGATCGCGCCGATCCCGCAGCACTGGCGCCGGCGGCTCCTGAGGCGGGCTGACGGGGTGGCGGCCCTGGCCGGGGCCTTGGCCGAGCGGTCGGGGAGGCCCTTGGCGAGGCCGCTTGTCCGCCACCGGGCGACGCCCCGGCAGACACGCATCGCCCCCAGCGGGCGGGCAGCGAACGTGCGAGGGGCCTTCTCGGTCCCTCGGCCGGAGCGTGTCGCGGGGCGTACGATTCTCTTAGTGGACGATGTTCTCACCACGGGAGCGACCTGCCACGCGGCGGCGATGGCCCTACAAAAGGCGGGGGCCGAGCGGGTCGTGGCGGTTGTCGCGGCTAGGCGACTCGGCGGCTTGTAG